A single region of the Candidatus Bathyarchaeota archaeon genome encodes:
- a CDS encoding 30S ribosomal protein S27e, with translation MARIKVIPKPESNFLKVKCSKCSNEQIIFERCSTIVRCNVCEEVLAEPTGGKASIKAEVLQVLT, from the coding sequence ATGGCCAGAATAAAGGTAATACCTAAACCTGAGAGCAACTTCCTAAAAGTAAAGTGTTCAAAATGTTCAAATGAACAGATAATTTTTGAGAGATGCTCGACGATAGTCAGATGCAATGTGTGCGAAGAAGTTCTCGCCGAACCAACAGGTGGAAAAGCTTCAATAAAGGCCGAAGTCCTACAAGTACTCACATAG
- a CDS encoding RNA-protein complex protein Nop10, translated as MKWLMRRCMKCREYTLKDICPRCNSETETPIPPKFSPTDKYARLRIPKLRIYENHDSGEKDEAT; from the coding sequence TTGAAATGGTTAATGCGCAGATGCATGAAATGTAGAGAGTATACGTTGAAAGATATCTGCCCAAGATGCAATTCTGAAACTGAGACCCCGATTCCGCCAAAATTCTCACCCACAGACAAGTATGCAAGACTCAGAATACCAAAGTTGAGAATCTATGAAAACCATGATAGTGGAGAAAAAGACGAAGCCACATGA
- a CDS encoding translation initiation factor IF-2 subunit alpha, whose amino-acid sequence MSTQTEYPEVGDVVVATVTRLTDYGVYVTLDEYGGKEALVHISEIATTWVKNIRDHAREGQKLVLKVLRVNPQKGQIDLSLRRVTGREKTEKLLEWKKDRKAEGIIKVAAEKLNADQNKIEEVKTKILSKHQSIFDALEEAAEAGEKALIKLGLEPEWAATLADVAKQKIKVETADVRATIEVSSTKPQGIDDVKKALINAKKVKTSRGAKIDVYTTGAPRYRVEVTARDYSEAEKILEQAVNEAIETIKSLGGTGRRLN is encoded by the coding sequence ATCTCGACGCAGACAGAATACCCTGAAGTAGGAGACGTAGTAGTAGCCACAGTCACAAGACTCACAGACTACGGTGTATATGTTACACTAGACGAGTATGGAGGTAAAGAGGCTCTCGTACACATATCGGAGATAGCGACTACATGGGTGAAGAATATCAGAGACCACGCTAGGGAAGGACAGAAGCTAGTCCTGAAAGTTTTGAGAGTGAACCCTCAGAAGGGACAGATAGACCTCTCATTGAGGAGAGTAACAGGTAGAGAGAAGACTGAGAAACTACTCGAATGGAAGAAGGACAGGAAAGCTGAAGGCATCATCAAAGTTGCCGCTGAGAAGTTGAACGCTGATCAAAACAAGATCGAAGAGGTTAAGACAAAGATCTTGTCGAAGCACCAGAGCATATTCGACGCTTTAGAGGAGGCTGCTGAGGCTGGTGAGAAAGCCCTCATAAAGTTGGGTTTGGAACCTGAATGGGCAGCTACCTTAGCCGATGTAGCTAAACAGAAGATAAAAGTAGAGACAGCTGATGTGAGAGCAACTATAGAGGTCTCAAGCACAAAACCTCAAGGCATAGACGACGTTAAGAAGGCCCTCATAAACGCCAAGAAGGTGAAGACATCCAGAGGAGCGAAGATAGACGTCTACACGACAGGAGCACCAAGATACAGAGTAGAGGTCACTGCAAGAGACTACTCTGAAGCTGAGAAGATACTTGAACAGGCAGTGAACGAAGCTATAGAGACCATTAAGAGTCTGGGAGGAACGGGACGCCGCCTAAATTGA
- a CDS encoding proteasome assembly chaperone family protein, with protein sequence MIVEKKTKPHEPILVEGLPGLGSVGRIVAQEIIRSLKAKKIATLYSPTFPYYALVDGRGLVRLPRNEFYYWSNKAEGKEIVIITGDCQPKTSTGQYEVANMIIDYAIKYSARLIITVGGYSSTSMDEGKVYGAATSTDLVKKLIELGVTVDRAGIPVVGISGLLLGLAKPKRLSAICLLGETSGYTPDPKAAKRILTILVKLLGVEIDFTGIDSHILRMVDVETKIKQAEEKIDLALRGEVEKKSVSYIS encoded by the coding sequence ATGATAGTGGAGAAAAAGACGAAGCCACATGAACCCATACTTGTCGAAGGTTTACCTGGACTAGGCTCAGTAGGTAGAATAGTCGCCCAAGAAATTATAAGAAGTTTGAAAGCAAAGAAGATAGCTACACTCTACTCACCAACATTCCCATACTACGCCCTAGTCGACGGCAGAGGCTTAGTCAGACTGCCAAGGAACGAGTTCTACTACTGGTCAAACAAAGCAGAAGGAAAAGAGATCGTTATAATTACAGGCGACTGCCAACCAAAAACATCAACAGGCCAGTATGAGGTTGCAAACATGATAATCGACTACGCCATAAAATATTCAGCCAGACTCATAATCACAGTCGGAGGCTACAGTTCAACAAGCATGGATGAAGGCAAAGTCTACGGTGCGGCAACCAGCACTGATTTAGTGAAGAAGTTGATTGAGCTCGGCGTTACGGTTGACAGAGCCGGCATTCCTGTAGTAGGAATTTCAGGACTCCTATTAGGCTTAGCAAAGCCTAAAAGATTGAGTGCGATCTGCCTCCTAGGCGAGACAAGCGGATACACACCAGACCCCAAAGCCGCAAAGAGAATACTAACAATCCTAGTTAAACTTCTAGGAGTTGAAATAGATTTCACAGGAATAGACAGCCACATATTGAGAATGGTCGATGTAGAGACAAAGATAAAGCAGGCTGAGGAGAAGATAGACCTAGCCTTAAGAGGGGAAGTTGAAAAGAAATCCGTAAGTTACATCTCTTAA
- a CDS encoding DNA primase small subunit PriS — MNNEAKHRAGRNMVKARFHEYYRRNRENITPPKSMGQREFGFLLFVEGVMLRHKSFNQPSELGKFIEATVPSDIYYSAAYYMDPEAPMDRKGWTGSDLIFDIDADHIETECKKIHDRWRCDACGTSGGGKPPMICPKCKGQRFTETTWMCRECLEEAKIEASKLIDLLIRDFGVNHEEVNLNFSGHRGYHIHVESEVFKNLGSDERKEIVDYLTGLGLDLKLLNLSYPPGESDISGKFTVHDPGWRGRIARSIEEIILRMDREPLGKLGLRREVIESIIEYRKNIGKDISEFIKDVDRKTWRQIIHKAVTLAKVNIDTVVTTDIHRLIRLPGTLNGKTGLKASKVNVKDLPRFDPLKETVAFEGEERIHIEEAPRFEIGGEEYGPFKDVDETLPAHAAILLLCKGSAYPVVKPIV, encoded by the coding sequence ATGAATAATGAAGCCAAGCATAGAGCAGGCAGAAACATGGTCAAAGCAAGATTTCATGAATATTACCGGAGGAACAGGGAGAACATAACTCCACCCAAGTCGATGGGGCAGAGAGAGTTTGGATTCCTCCTATTCGTAGAAGGCGTGATGTTGAGACATAAATCCTTCAACCAACCTTCAGAACTTGGAAAGTTCATCGAGGCAACCGTACCATCCGACATATACTATTCAGCAGCATACTACATGGATCCTGAGGCGCCTATGGATAGGAAGGGATGGACAGGTTCAGACCTCATATTCGACATAGACGCAGACCACATAGAGACTGAATGTAAGAAAATACATGACAGGTGGAGATGCGACGCATGCGGCACATCAGGTGGAGGAAAGCCCCCCATGATCTGCCCAAAATGTAAAGGCCAAAGATTCACAGAGACAACATGGATGTGCAGAGAATGTCTTGAAGAGGCGAAGATTGAAGCCTCAAAACTGATAGACCTATTGATAAGAGACTTTGGAGTGAACCATGAGGAAGTGAATCTCAACTTCTCAGGCCATAGAGGCTACCACATCCATGTCGAATCAGAGGTTTTCAAGAACCTAGGATCCGACGAGAGGAAGGAGATAGTAGACTACTTGACAGGCTTAGGCTTAGACTTGAAACTTCTAAACCTATCCTACCCACCCGGTGAATCAGATATATCTGGAAAATTTACAGTTCATGATCCAGGCTGGCGTGGAAGAATAGCTAGAAGTATAGAGGAGATCATTTTGAGAATGGATAGGGAACCGCTTGGAAAACTTGGATTGAGGAGGGAAGTAATCGAATCCATAATAGAATATAGGAAGAATATAGGTAAAGACATTTCCGAGTTCATCAAAGATGTTGATAGGAAAACATGGAGACAGATCATTCATAAAGCAGTGACGCTAGCCAAAGTAAACATAGACACAGTAGTCACAACAGACATCCACAGGCTGATAAGGTTACCTGGAACCTTGAATGGAAAGACAGGGCTCAAAGCGTCAAAAGTCAACGTCAAAGACCTGCCTCGATTCGACCCCCTCAAAGAGACCGTGGCCTTCGAAGGGGAGGAGAGGATACATATTGAGGAAGCTCCAAGATTCGAGATAGGTGGAGAGGAGTATGGACCCTTCAAAGATGTAGACGAGACCTTACCGGCCCACGCAGCTATCCTTCTACTCTGTAAGGGATCAGCCTACCCGGTGGTTAAACCTATTGTATAG
- a CDS encoding DNA primase large subunit PriL has translation MSTERDKARYPFTAEAAEFIRKLGLRIEDLTSEYYRPILVRAEQRIRQALTEFEVTPQEHDINIEVTSFPTAVMLMSYVNNELAKRRYALAESKSFSERLREEPPEKILRIAKETFGWDVKPIPEGERQTGDFLLHFKQYLTNIRNLRELRWKLTNRPLRNGYVQLMREEAARLIEEEIQRRILEKTKNPLAKLPEALQDTIKSIERLAATSTPTQTPIQTFDLKIKDSPPCIKKLIETLSSGGRLSHIGRFALTSFLVNAGAKEEEIVGFFKSASDFDERKTKYQVEHISGRRGGKTKYIPPKCDTLKTHGVCSEPDELCQRIKHPLTYYKIKIGRFKKGQVQPTMKT, from the coding sequence ATGAGTACAGAGAGGGATAAGGCAAGATATCCTTTCACAGCCGAAGCGGCTGAATTCATAAGAAAACTAGGTTTAAGAATAGAGGACTTAACCTCCGAATATTACAGGCCGATCCTAGTGAGGGCTGAGCAGAGAATCCGTCAAGCCCTAACTGAATTCGAGGTTACACCCCAAGAACATGACATAAACATTGAAGTCACATCATTCCCAACAGCCGTAATGTTAATGTCATATGTGAACAACGAGCTTGCAAAGAGAAGATATGCCCTAGCCGAATCCAAGAGTTTCTCAGAAAGGTTGAGGGAGGAACCTCCAGAAAAGATCCTGAGAATAGCGAAAGAGACATTTGGATGGGACGTCAAACCTATACCTGAAGGCGAAAGGCAGACAGGAGATTTCCTACTACATTTCAAACAGTATCTGACCAACATAAGAAATCTAAGGGAGCTGAGATGGAAGCTGACAAACCGCCCCTTAAGAAACGGCTACGTCCAACTGATGAGGGAAGAGGCAGCTAGACTCATTGAAGAGGAGATTCAGAGAAGAATCTTGGAGAAGACAAAGAATCCACTCGCAAAGCTACCTGAAGCCCTCCAAGACACCATCAAATCCATAGAGAGACTCGCCGCCACATCAACCCCAACACAGACACCTATCCAAACCTTCGACTTAAAGATCAAAGACTCGCCGCCATGCATTAAGAAGCTCATTGAAACATTATCCTCCGGCGGAAGACTATCCCACATAGGAAGATTCGCATTAACATCGTTTCTAGTAAACGCGGGAGCCAAGGAGGAAGAGATCGTAGGGTTCTTCAAGTCAGCCTCAGACTTCGATGAGAGAAAGACAAAGTATCAAGTAGAACATATAAGTGGCAGAAGAGGTGGAAAAACAAAGTATATTCCGCCGAAATGCGACACCCTAAAGACACACGGCGTATGCTCAGAACCCGATGAACTCTGCCAAAGAATAAAGCATCCCCTAACCTACTACAAGATAAAGATCGGAAGATTCAAGAAAGGTCAGGTTCAGCCAACCATGAAAACCTGA
- a CDS encoding transcription factor S — protein sequence MQFCPKCGTTLVPSRKEKKIVMVCPKCKYTTRKAEKEVSKIRHEKEKIVVIGREEQKIRTLPKTSVVCPKCGNKEAYYWMVQTRGADESSTQFFRCTRCSATWRETS from the coding sequence ATGCAGTTTTGCCCTAAGTGTGGAACAACCCTCGTTCCGAGTAGAAAAGAGAAGAAAATAGTTATGGTATGCCCCAAATGCAAGTATACAACAAGGAAGGCTGAGAAGGAAGTTTCGAAGATAAGACATGAAAAGGAGAAGATAGTTGTTATTGGACGTGAAGAACAGAAGATAAGAACCCTGCCGAAAACCTCCGTCGTATGTCCAAAATGTGGCAATAAGGAGGCTTACTATTGGATGGTGCAGACAAGAGGCGCCGACGAGTCTTCAACACAATTCTTCAGGTGCACCCGATGCTCAGCAACCTGGCGTGAAACCTCTTAA
- the pcn gene encoding proliferating cell nuclear antigen (pcna) — translation MFRAVFQDAKTWRNLMTAISTLIEEADFNATGEGLKLRSMDPSHVAMVDFYWPREAFEEYVCDKPTVMRVSLTSMLKLLRRSKSEESLVISYDEESRKINLNLKGKISKNFIMPTLEPTEEEVPTPKISFNAKIRLMSETLKEIVEDSGAVSDNIRLEATQDRLLVKASSELSSLNMELTKDDGALIEIDVKENSTATFNLNYLGEMVKAGSATSEVASLEFSTNMPIRLEFEMPQQGRLTYYLAPRIEAE, via the coding sequence ATGTTCAGGGCCGTATTCCAAGATGCGAAGACATGGAGGAACCTGATGACTGCCATATCGACGTTGATAGAGGAGGCGGACTTCAACGCCACAGGTGAAGGATTGAAATTAAGATCGATGGACCCATCCCATGTAGCCATGGTAGATTTCTATTGGCCCAGAGAAGCCTTCGAAGAATATGTATGTGACAAACCAACAGTCATGAGGGTAAGCCTCACATCCATGCTGAAACTTTTAAGGAGGAGCAAGAGTGAGGAGAGTCTAGTAATATCTTACGATGAGGAAAGTAGGAAGATAAACCTAAACCTCAAAGGGAAAATCTCAAAAAACTTCATAATGCCTACACTCGAACCTACAGAGGAGGAGGTCCCAACCCCTAAAATATCTTTCAACGCAAAGATCAGACTGATGTCTGAAACATTGAAGGAGATAGTTGAAGACAGTGGGGCTGTCAGCGACAACATCAGACTCGAAGCAACCCAAGATAGACTTCTCGTAAAAGCAAGCTCAGAGTTGAGTAGCCTCAACATGGAGTTGACGAAGGACGACGGAGCACTCATCGAAATAGATGTCAAAGAGAATTCGACAGCAACATTCAACCTGAACTATCTCGGCGAAATGGTCAAAGCAGGATCAGCGACATCAGAGGTTGCCTCACTAGAATTCTCAACAAACATGCCCATCAGACTAGAGTTCGAGATGCCCCAACAGGGGAGACTCACCTATTATCTGGCCCCAAGAATAGAGGCAGAGTAA
- a CDS encoding 50S ribosomal protein L44e has protein sequence MKMAKELNTYCPKCRRHTSHSVTLYKKGRERALAAGVRRHELEKHGYGGQKWPELKRTAKTTKKQLLRLKCKSCGYTIQRYGLRLRKLELGA, from the coding sequence ATGAAGATGGCAAAGGAGCTTAACACATACTGCCCCAAATGTAGAAGGCACACCTCACATTCAGTAACCCTATATAAGAAGGGGAGGGAGAGAGCCTTAGCCGCAGGGGTTAGAAGACACGAGCTTGAGAAGCACGGTTACGGCGGACAGAAGTGGCCTGAACTGAAGAGGACAGCCAAGACCACTAAAAAGCAACTCTTAAGACTGAAATGTAAAAGCTGCGGATATACAATCCAAAGATATGGATTAAGACTCAGAAAACTTGAGCTAGGAGCATGA